In one Pungitius pungitius chromosome 13, fPunPun2.1, whole genome shotgun sequence genomic region, the following are encoded:
- the LOC119214255 gene encoding SLC35A4 upstream open reading frame protein-like: MAGDKGPLGQLKDLVELKDQLEDIQRRMEDEIQAGVPPGGSVLGSPFLKGFLAGYIVARFRSSALLGVAIGTCTGIYAAQNYAVPNIESTIKEYISNFKGRSK; the protein is encoded by the exons ATGGCCGGTGACAAG GGTCCCCTGGGCCAGCTCAAAGACCTGGTGGAGCTGAAAGACCAGCTGGAAGACATTCAGAGACGGATGGAGGATGAGATACAGGCTGGGGTTCCTCCG GGAGGCAGTGTGCTGGGTTCCCCTTTCCTGAAGGGTTTTCTTGCCGGTTACATTGTTGCAAGGTTTCGGTCTTCAGCTTTGTTGGGTGTTGCCATAGGGACGTGTACAGGTATCTATGCAGCACAGAATTATGCCGTTCCAAACATTGAAAGCACCATCAAAGAATACATAAGCAACTTTAAAGGACGTTCCAAATAA